The proteins below are encoded in one region of Belonocnema kinseyi isolate 2016_QV_RU_SX_M_011 chromosome 1, B_treatae_v1, whole genome shotgun sequence:
- the LOC117172680 gene encoding uncharacterized protein LOC117172680 isoform X2, giving the protein MQTGGSSSSRNKTVPDYFYMYPGNRIFVVPTPRAKHPIVGELSFDFPEMRRIPKGTPRPPADTGYARVELPVDHPTRYRKTFHARLEALPDVILDRLDSDEEVCCYIVEGLNVYHAKRTNRFDKSAKLEFTTVFVQVKNLDYALYGSFKRYERRDPLLVIKLW; this is encoded by the coding sequence ATGCAAACTGGAGGTAGCAGCAGCAGCAGAAACAAAACTGTACCAGACTACTTTTATATGTATCCAGGAAACCGTATTTTTGTAGTACCGACTCCAAGGGCCAAGCATCCTATAGTTGGAGAACTATCTTTCGACTTTCCTGAAATGAGACGTATTCCTAAGGGAACACCTCGACCACCAGCAGACACCGGTTACGCACGCGTAGAACTTCCTGTTGACCATCCAACTAGATACAGAAAAACTTTTCATGCACGTCTGGAAGCTCTCCCAGATGTCATACTTGATAGGCTTGATTCAGATGAAGAAGTTTGCTGTTATATAGTAGAAGGCCTGAATGTTTATCATGCAAAACGAACAAATAGATTTGATAAGTCTGCAAAATTGGAATTCACTACAGTCTTTGTACAGGTTAAAAATTTGGATTACGCTTTGTATGGGAGTTTTAAACGTTATGAAAGAAGAGACCCCTTATTGGTTATTAAACTATGGTAA